TAACTGGGGCGATTCTCTTGTCCACAGGAGCCGCCTAACGAGCCAAAACCGCCCGGCTACGGGGCGTGCCTCCTGTCGCACACGAGCCCACCGCTAAGTCATTCGCTGTTTGGCATCACCCAACGACCATGAGGGTTGATGGATGAGCGCAAAACTATACTGAACGCGAGCGACTTGCACCTTTACACCCTCATTTGGTTGGGCTGCAAACTTTCCTTCGGGGGCGTGCTGCCTGTCGCACGAGGCCAACCCACGCGGAGCGGATCAACCACGCACGCAACCGCTTAAAACCGAGAGCGAAGCTCTTTTACTACGTTGCCGCGGAGCGATTGCCCTGTCGACCGTTAGGTGCCAACCGCGCTTTTGTCAGCCTGCCAAACCGGGGCGTTGCCGATGTCGACCGAGACCCGACCGCTACGTTGTTTTTCAGCTTGACTATTCACCCAACGACCCAAGGGGTTGATGGATAATGAGACCACTCCAGACAACAAACAGAGCGTCAACCTTTACACCCCTTGCTGGTTGGGCTGCAAACTCTCCTCCAGGACGTGCTCCCTGTCAGCGAAAGCCTGCCCGCGCGGAGCGAGCAAAACGCACAGTCCGCTTTGAATAGACCAGCGCGAAGCTCAATCAAGCACTTAACCGCTTTTTGTCCAGCCTGCCTAATTTGGGCGTTTGTGGTGTCAACCAGTATTCAGCCAACGAGCTAAACCCTTGCTACTATAAGAAGTTACCTATTGGAAAAGTGGGTAGCTGCTCACACAAAATTATTTTGGTTTTTTACAAACTTATTGACAAGTGTAGCCTAACGAAACTGCTCTTGAAAATGTTGTCGACCCATACACGTCGTCAATTCTAATATGATTTACTTTCCCATCGCTATCGTACTTGTAGTTGTATTGCGAGGTTTTAACCGCTATGGTTGGTGCTAATGCTAAATAAACTGTTGATTTTTTAATCAAATTAGTTGGAGCTTTACCGCTCATTCCTGGTAACAAATCCCCAACCTGAATTCCATAGTATACTGGTGTAATACCGCCTTTTGGTTCAACTAAATCATAAGGGGGGAAATTAAAGGGCATAGTATTTTTCTGATCTAAATTATATTCGTTAGTAACTACACCACGCACACCATCAGAATAAGATACTATTGTGTAGGAAGTAGGATTGTCAGCCCCATTCGCGTATTGATAAGTGACTTTTACTTGATATTCGCTGGAAGATTTACTAATTAAGTAACCACTACTATTATACTGTAAGCTAGCTGATTGACTATTACCTGATGCATCCTTGTAGGAAACCTTAGTAATATACTTGTTATCATCAAGTATTAAGGTAGAGATTGGATTACTATCTGTTACTCCGGTTGAAGAAGTATAGATAATTTCAACTTGATTACTAGTATAATTAAGAGCCTGTTTAAAAATGCTTAAGAATTCGGTTGATGTTGGATAAATACACAAACGATTCATGGGAAGCAACTCCACATTCATAGTCCTTGCTGAGCCGTCGCGACCAGTTCATCCAAGCAAAGGTTCGCTCTACCTTCCAGCGCATAGGCACCACCTGGAAACCGGCCAACTCTTTTACTCTCACCACATCTAAAATTAACCCAAGGGACTTTTTAAGCCAGCGGGCTAACTTTTTGCCATAGGCACTGTCAGCTAAAATCTTACTCATTCGCTTATATCCTTGATCCGCTAAACGACTTAACACTGCTCGTGCTGCCGGACTATCATGCTGATTGGCAGCATGGACCACCACTACTAAAACTAAGCCCAATGTATCAACGACAATATGCCGTTTGCGTCCGTTGATTTTCTTATGCCCATCATAGCCTTTGGGAACGACGCCCCATTCACTACACTTAACACTCTGTGAATCAATGACACCCACGCTGGGTGAGCCCTCCCTCCCGGCTTTCTTTCGTCGACGTTCGACCAACTCTTTATTGAGTCTTTCCCACATACCATTATTGCGCCACTTCCAAAAGTAATAGTAGCATAAGGGCCAGGGTGGCAGATCGTTGGGTAAAAGTCGCCATTGGCATCCAGCTTTTGTTACATATAATAAGGCATTTAGAATAGTACGAAGGGAATACTTGCGTTTACGTTTGTCGGCCAGTATTTCTTCAATAACTTGCCAGGCAGAATCTGTCAGATCTGTGGGATACATCTGTTGTTGGATTAGCATACAAATTGATTACCCAAAAGATTCTTTCGACAGGAGTTTACCATGAACACCGAAGAATTCGTAGAAGTAATTAAAGTTGTCACTGAGCAATGCGCTCAAGCTACAATTGGCTCTTTATTAGTAGTTCCAGGCCGTAAGCCTGACGGCACTAAATTGGCTCTATCTCAATGGTATAACTCTTTAGGCGATATAGAGAAAGATAACGTGAACAAGATTATCAAAGAAGCAACTGCACAAACAACTTTTTCCTTTCTATGTGTTCTTGATGGAGTCACTGCCATTGAAGATGGCGAAAGCAAAGGGGCTCTTGAGCTTACATACATTGCGTCTGATGGGAGTCGGCTTTTGCTAAATAACCCAAACAATGAACATCTCCATGATGTGTTCAACAGTTAAAAGCCGTTTTTAAACAGGCTCTAAGCGTGTAAAATGCGCCTTCGCTAGTTGCTACTTTCGTTAGTTTACCCCCAGAATCATACAGATATTCTAATATTATGGAATTTGAATTTGGAACGGGTATTAAATATGTAGTAAGTAAACAGCCTAATGGTTGAACATCGGCTTCTTTTTCTTTACAACTAGTCAGTAAAAAATTTATTAAAAAAAACATAAATAAAGATAAACTCTTCATTGAATTTTGGGTAATATTTTTAAGTAAGTAATAGGTTTATTCGGAAAATCAATTCTCGACTAATGTGATACGGGATGTACCGCCTAGCGGCCGAAGTCTATCTAATTTTTCGACTTCTATAAAAATCACCGAAATAGTTGCCACGATTCTACAAATCCATTCGCAATATCCAGATCAAACGACCATTTAAAGGTAAGTATAAGATCTTTACTTAGTGTCGATGCAGGGATACTACGTGACATATTTAAATGTGTATCGTCTAGTTGCTGAATTGAATAACTATACTTACTCCCATTGGTTAATACCACATTTAGGGTTTGGTCCTTCAATGTCCACTTTCCATTAAAATCGGGCGCAGCTGTAAATGTGCCATCTTTTTTGAAATCCCATTTATAATTTTCGTAGCCTCCTATAAAAGTAGGATATGGAAGCCCTTCTTTACGGTAAATAAGCTCGGTTTTATTACTACCAACAAATTCTACTTTATCAACTTTCCAAACATGTGTAAGTAATCCAACCAAAGGACTTGGGGGAGTATCATCGGATTTTTTACAGGAAAATGAAACTAAGATCAAGAATAGGATTAAGTAGTTTTTTGTCTTCATAAGTAAAATTTACATCAACACTAAAGCTAAACAGATTAATCGTTTGTTCTGTCGAACCCAACCCGCCCAAACTCTACAAGCCCGAACTTGGGGCGTTTGGCTTGTCAACGGGAGCCGCCTAACGAACCCCAACGCTGGCCTGTCGAGGAGTGTGGCTTGTCGCACACAACCCATCCAACACCCACAGGGGTTGATGGATGGGAAAGCTACATCCCTGAGCAACAAGACTTTCAACCTTTACACCCCTGTTTGGTTGGGATGAAACCCTCCTTCGGGACGTGCGTCTTGTCAGCGGAAGCCCACCCATGCGGAGCGAGCAAAACGCACAATAACCGCTTAAAACCTCCGACTCTTGGGCTTGCTAAACGGCCCAAACAATCCTTCTAAAAGCATCATGCTAAGGACAAGTGTCCAACTAAACAGAGCCTTAAGAACGTCTTTTAGAGTTTCCATTTTTACGAATCAAATTTTGTCAGGCCACCGTTGCGGGACATTTACCCAGTTGCCAGCGACCTGCCCAACAAGCTGAAGCCTGACATTTGGGGCAGTTGGCTTGTCGACCGCAACCCGCCTAAAGAGCCCAAAGGTGGCCTGTCGGGACGTGCGCCCTGTCGCCGGAGCGATGGCATACACGAACCTTTTTATACCTGTCTGGCGCACCCAACGACCACAGGGGTTGATGGATGATGAAACCACCCAAGACAATAACCGAGGCCTCAACCTTTGCACCCCTGTTTGGTTGGGTTGCCGACTCTCCGACGGGACGTGCTCCCTGTCACAGGAAAGCTATCCTTGTAGGACTAAAACTATACTTGACTGACCCGTAACTGGTTGAACTTAAGCCAAGTTCTAGTTATGTAATACACAACTAGGAAAACATAGCCAATATATAAATAACCCATAAGTAGAAAAACTATTTCCTCACCCATTGCTATCAGTGTTGGCACCAAGGTAACGACAATGTTAAAAAGCTGGCTCAGTATTACCAACGTGCAAACACCCAGAATAGCTATAATAAGCTTGTTTGAGCTATAATCTCTATTCGTAAACAAAATGAGGGAGCTGAAATACAAAAAGACCAAGTTGGCGATTAGCGTCAGTGATGTATTAGCTAAATTGGGCCACTGGATGTATTCAATTTTACTGAGTGTAGCCCCCGTTGAGATAAGCAACATCAATACAATAATCACTCGGATAAATTTTAATAGAAAACTCTGCATAAAGGATTGATTTGAATCTGTTTACTGAGCCACAAAAAAAAGCTTCTTATGGAGCGGTTCTCGTGTCGCACGTTACGTTCTAAGTATCCAAACCGGGAAGGTTCTCGTGTCGCAGACGACCCAAAAAAGCGGCCTAACTCCGGCGTTTATTTTGTCGACCGGAAGCTGCCCAACGAGCCAAACTGCTTGACGTTGGGACGTGCTGACTGTCGCACGCGAGCCCGCAAACGAGCACTACCTTTTAGCCGATGCACCCAACGCCAACGGGTGTTGATAGTGGACACGAAACTCAACTGAACACACGTACTTACACCTTTACACCCTCGTTTGGTTAGGCTGCAAACTCTCCCTCGGGGCGGGCATCCTGTCACCGGAGCGGTGGCACTCACGTACTTTATGTCCGAAACACCCAACGCCAACAGGGGCTGATGGATGAGTACACAAGATAACTGAACGACTACAACTTGCAACCTTTACATCCCTGTTTGGTTGGGCTGACCCGCTCTCCCTCGGGACGTGCGTCCTGTCGACGGGAAGCCACCCCACGCGGAGCATATTATTTTTTTGGTCTGTTAAACCACTTGTAATCATTCCAAGGCTTCAACTTCTTCCAACGCTTTTGATAGTTAACTGAGTTTTGCTCGTCCACAAACGTCCCTCCAAGAGTAATCAATGTTTTTAATAGCGATTGAACGCCATAAAATTGATTTATTTCAACCTCAAACAGTATACAATTGCCTTCTACTTTAAAAGAAATTTCATAGAAAGGCAGATTGAAGAATAGAGACCGAACATACACAAAAGGAGTGAGTTTTTTATTGATGTCATCGCGCTTGCCGGCCAGCTTTTCGTAGTCATCAAAAGTAGACTCAGGGTATTTT
This window of the Spirosoma aerolatum genome carries:
- a CDS encoding DUF4595 domain-containing protein, which gives rise to MNRLCIYPTSTEFLSIFKQALNYTSNQVEIIYTSSTGVTDSNPISTLILDDNKYITKVSYKDASGNSQSASLQYNSSGYLISKSSSEYQVKVTYQYANGADNPTSYTIVSYSDGVRGVVTNEYNLDQKNTMPFNFPPYDLVEPKGGITPVYYGIQVGDLLPGMSGKAPTNLIKKSTVYLALAPTIAVKTSQYNYKYDSDGKVNHIRIDDVYGSTTFSRAVSLGYTCQ
- a CDS encoding lipocalin-like domain-containing protein — encoded protein: MKTKNYLILFLILVSFSCKKSDDTPPSPLVGLLTHVWKVDKVEFVGSNKTELIYRKEGLPYPTFIGGYENYKWDFKKDGTFTAAPDFNGKWTLKDQTLNVVLTNGSKYSYSIQQLDDTHLNMSRSIPASTLSKDLILTFKWSFDLDIANGFVESWQLFR
- a CDS encoding IS5 family transposase, which encodes MLIQQQMYPTDLTDSAWQVIEEILADKRKRKYSLRTILNALLYVTKAGCQWRLLPNDLPPWPLCYYYFWKWRNNGMWERLNKELVERRRKKAGREGSPSVGVIDSQSVKCSEWGVVPKGYDGHKKINGRKRHIVVDTLGLVLVVVVHAANQHDSPAARAVLSRLADQGYKRMSKILADSAYGKKLARWLKKSLGLILDVVRVKELAGFQVVPMRWKVERTFAWMNWSRRLSKDYECGVASHESFVYLSNINRILKHF